The nucleotide sequence agtcagtctttccacCATGAGGGGATGGTGGAAAAAAGAAACAGctggtaaagaaatatattgtaaGAAATTATCTTAATCTTCGTACAAAAAAATGTGCgctagaaattaaaaagataatttattggcaaagtttGCAATGATGTTAAAAGCATGCAAAAAccattttctgaccttgagtgAAAAAATTCACATATACCAGCTGTGCTCTAATTGAAATTATATCCTAGAAGGATAAAGtcaactgctagtaagtctaaagatcgcatgaagtgtgatagacttatggttccaaatattaTTATCCTCAGAATAGTAAAGGAGCATATATTAATATGGCACTAAGGAATGaaagagttatgaaaaatctctagaagagaaTGTAGACAtaagtaagaaagagattcaggtacctgagaatgataatgaaatgaaatctcaacaagttgagtcatgtctagaatgaaaaggaaccaaaaagcaaatcgacgtcgtaaatatgtttgcatgcagtgttgcagttgatgGGGTTATGAATAAAAATCAAGGATCATAAACTGCGATTAATAGAAAAAGCtttattgaaaagtgtacacaaagaatgattgatTAATCATTGAAAAAAGTAACTATTATGAAATAGTTCAAATctcttaaagagataatatttggacttgtagtccttacacttgaaagtgtaaaatgagtgggaCATAAGGGGATCTTTATGAGAAATAATGTACATGCagtagtacaatgattctcataaatacTTGATATTTATTATGAGAAATGCACTTTCatatggtggaagcaactatgtAGATCCCTTATGAGTTTGAAAATAAGGCAAGACTTGATTTAGTCTACTTAGAAGGTTTGTAAACTATAAGAGATATCCCTTAAAGTAATTATATTACTAATTATATTGCTAGAAGCAATACTTTATAGTTCTCGAGAATAttgtaaaagcaagaaaaagtcTTGATGCCTTTTGACACCTTTGGAGAGAAAATGGTGAGAGTTTATTTCTATGAGAGAATCATGTGTGTAGATCATTGTTTTTGATCTTAGGATCTCATAGTGGGTTGAAAATAAATTGGGAACAACCTAAGTGAATATCTTAGGGTTgtgtaaatccgagattgaacactaattgtaattgtgttcaagaaatattttcaacaaagtttgaggatgtaggcatttgctgaacctcgttaaaagaaaattgtatgtgtctcttgtctcttctgcacttacaagtggttcttgttaaaagaaaggTACAAGAACAAATGcaaatatgttgatgatgaaaatgttatCTAATCTCCAGTAGAGATTTCACATACCAAGGAATTTGTGAAGAAATAATCAgtgatgaaatattactcctaaaagatggagaaatcagattttataagatcagatatttcatgaaatttcttgaggttaTAGATTTGACATCTGTTGAAAGAGTTGTTATCTCAAGATGCTTACAtcatcttacatagaaaaatggtcaTGTAGTAGTAGTACCATACTAAGAAGaaaagttgaaagagaaagttttataAGAAAAGTATGAATAACTCCtatgtataagatgattgtttggaagattgtatgtaaaataatatttggacttaaagttcaaatagatcttctatatgaaaggAGTgcaaatgacttgaagttcaatgacccGAGAGAATAcatgatgatcatatgagtttgtaaAAAGCTCTGTTTATTACAGTTTAGAAAagctgatatatatgatcacaatgcataacctgaagatgatgctttcatggGGAGAAGTATGATCATAAGCGTGGTTGTACtatttttcccttatcatggtttttatcccattgggtttttccatgaaaagtttttaacgagacaacaaaagaacacgcAAAAGCTAAATGTCTTGagaggaatattatgattccaatggtgaaagactatcatcttcaaagtctttgacatACATTGATGAGACCATAAGAGACCAACAACCTGCAAAAGAATGGTGATATACATGTCCTATAAAATTTTTCAAGTGAAGATCTGGCGAACCATTTACCAAGGCGTTTCCAACCACTACTTTCAAGAAGTtacttcatcatattggatCGGTCATCTCGAAGATTTGAAGTGATGTACTCAAGAGGGGAGTAAAAGCgtgctgcactctttttcctttAACTATGGTTTTTCCCATTTGGTTTTCCTAGTAAgatttttaacgaggcagcatctCACATGAGCATTTGggactacatttttataatggtcatccaagggggagtgttataattatattgttattatgtGGATGCCCATTACCGGCCCATTAGTAAACTTGGTATACAATCTAAAACCCTAATGttgtatcactatatatatgttgtatcctATTGTAGAGATtaataatacaagagaataaTTCCCCAAACCTCTTGTTATAACattctcaaatttatatgtacatttttattaatataacaatttatgactataTGAACTATGCATTATATTTTCCTATtagttgaagttttataaatgacgtaatatttattgtttattaaccTTTGTGCTTTTATCCAAAAACCCTTGTAGGACAAAGAGtaccttttaaatatatatattatcgtaataaaccatattttaagtttaattacacatttcatcttaatgtatagaactaaataatttatatcaaacacaactactacatcatatcaaatctatatctgTCTCTCTCGTGATCCCGACGACTATAACTATCCAACTTTTagtttttcatttcttttgtacAAGCTCTCTTCGGTggaaacaagaaagcaaaaaacatGAGCGACCCTAGTGGCCAATCTTCAACAACGACTGTCGGTGGAAACGGCGGCGGCAGCGGTAGTAACGGTGGgggtggaggtggtggtggaggtggtggcTCCTTTGGGATTCAGCCGCAGAGATCAAAGGTGAGGAAGCAAGTGTGGGCTGGAGTTCTCGGCATCTCTTCCTCCACCAATAATTAGTATATATCTCTCTCCACCGGAAAAGAACATTTCTCTCTAATGAAAAATGGTGGTGGTAATAATTATGCTTGAATCTTGATAATCGTTCGTGTTAAGTGTTAACTATGTCTAAATAACAAGGAGattgaggtctcctgaacaaaatctgcccggAACATGCTCCTGTCCCCCACCTGAttcagcataacggtgtacggcatggtctcccatacaaagcctcataaggagctatcttaatactcgcctgataactgttgttgtaagcaaactctaccaggttcaggtgatctgcccaatggccaatccaatccaacacacacatccttaGCAAATCCTctagcgtctggatcgtcctctctgactgtctatctgtctggggatgataagctgtactcatatgcaccttagtgcccatctctgcctgaaatgccttccagaacaacgaagtgaacttagaatccatGTCAGAAACAATGCTCGCTggctggggatgataagctgtacccTATGCAATATGaatatctccctcacatacttcttagtcAAGACCGATGCTCCATTAGTCTTCTTAATGCCCAGAAAATGTGCTgtcttagtcaaccggtccacgaGAATGAGGATGGCCTAATCTAGCGTGCCACATACTATCCGggttaacaacaaaacaagaactaaGCAAGGTAGGTGAATTTGATGAGGTTTTCTCTAAGACATATAGATCTCCTTttccatctccttctccaagaacctttcccgtcttaatatcctgaaaatgaacactaTTAGGACCAAATATGGTGTAGCAATTCAAATCGTTAGTTGTTCTCTTAACCGATAGTAAGTTTGATGTAAaagtaggcataaagaaagcttttgaggttttatcaaataatttcaagTCTCCTACTCCTTTTACTGGAACTCGGTCTCCATTTGCTATAATGACACTACCTAAGGTCGGCTTTATGTTATCTAATAGACTtgggttactaatcatatgatgagaagcacccgagtcgATAACAAGAGAACTACTCGGCTTAGAGGTAAAGAAAGAGATACCAGAGTCCTTGAGTGAGGCGATGGAACGAATAAGGGCCTCAAGATCTGACTTTCTCACCACCTCTCCATAGGCTGCTGTCATAGCCGCCTCATCTCCCTGCCTCGACGAACTGGTCCCTTTGTCGCTAGCCGCTTCCTTCGAGAGGTTAGCCTTGAACTTGGCCGGTTTGAGATGAGGGTGGAGGATCCAGCACTTGTCTTTCATGTGCCCTCGCTTCTTGCAATGGTCACAGATCAACACTTTCCTCTCCTCTTGCCTATACACTCCTTTGTTAGCCTTAGCAAGCTCCCCCTTACCGCTAAACAAGTCGAGTGATCCTTGTTCCCTTTGAATTTGAGAACAAATGTCCTCGAAGGAGGGTAGCTTCTCAGCTCTAAGAATGTGCTTCAAGAGATCATTGAAGGAGGGATTCAAGGTGAGGAGGAGTccaaagaccttgtcttgctccttcCTTTCAGTCAACACCGCCGGATCAAATGTGCTTGGCCGCAACATGTCTAGTTCGGACCATAGTGCTCTAAACTTACCAAGATGTTTAGTAAACTCCAAATCCCCTTGATGGAGCTCATTAATAGCCTTATTGACCTCAAACACTCGAGTCAAGTTATAGACATTACCATAAATGCTTTTAAGCGTTTCCCAAAGCTCCTTGGCCGTCTCGCAATAGGAGTAGGCTTCAAGGATTGGCGTGTCGAGAGAGTTTTGGAGAACGGATAGGAcaacttggtcttcttgaaaccacttggCCTTCCTCTCGCTCTCTTCCTCTACTTCCACCTCGGAAGcgccttcatcttctcctttgagGTTTTGCTTTGGAACATAGTTGGTTTCGACATGACTCCAAAGGCCACGACCTCCAAGGGTGGTACTTGTGGTTCTTGTCCACAGCAAGTAGTTTGTTCCCTTAAGAACAATCGGTGTAACAATGGGCTTAGCGTTTTCCATGGTTTGAGTGCTATGGACCGTTGGACAAACCTTTTACCCGGAGAATAAAAGAAGTAAGAATGAAAGGTAGAAGACTAGAGTATAGAAACGAGTAGAATGAAGAGATTAAATCCCAAAGAATCGAAGAACATGcactgataccatgttagaattagCAGAAGAGAATGGTAAAGTATGAGAGAGTTCGAGAGATTTTAgggaagaacaaagagaatactAAGAAGATAAGGTTCCAAAGAGAATAGTCTCATACAACATGTGACACACCCTTTAAATAGGCGGCCGAACTAGGGTAAATCCCTTTTCAGAAATAGAAATATGAGATAGAGACATATAGAGAGAGAAGGGTACATTCCCACTTGTTGATAGTGACATGTAGGAGGTCAACTTGCATAACACACGCATGTGACTCCTTTTCCCTCTCATACCTCCAACGGCTACAATAGATCTTCTTGATCCTTCTAATGGGCTTTAGGAAGCCTTTCCTTTCTTTAAGCTTCTTCATCAGGATGTCACGGCCTTATTCGCATTGTGTACGGCCGGTTGTACGGACACCGCCTAACACATGATCGGCCATAGTCaatagaaacactaacatagctgtttacagcttctaagcaatgtttcttggttttagcctgttttgggacaaaatgggtataagtggcttataaactctccacatctatctcaaagtcttataattagttagttgcattggattaagacccATTTTAACCCCTTCatcactaacatagctgtttacagcttctacgcaatgttttcttggttttagcctgttttgggacaaaatgggtataagtggcttataaactctccacatctatctcaaagtcttataattagttagttgcattggattaagacccATTTTAACCCCTTCatcactaacatagctgtttacagcttctacgcaatgttttcttggttttagcctgttttgggacaaaatgggtataagtggcttataaactctccacatctatctcaaagtcttataattagttagttgcattggattaagacccATTTTAACCCCTTCatcactaacatagctgtttacagcttctacgcaatgttttcttggttttagcctgttttgggacaaaatgggtataagtggcttataaactctccacatctatctcaaagtcttataattagttagttgcattggattaagacccATTTTAACCCCTTCatcactaacatagctgtttacagcttctacgcaatgttttcttggttttagcctgttttgggacaaaatgggtataagtggcttataaactctccacatctatctcaaagtcttataattagttagttgcattggattaagacccATTTTAACCCCTTCatcactaacatagctgtttacagcttctacgcaatgttttcttggttttagcctgttttgggacaaaatgggtataagtggcttataaactctccacatctatctcaaagtcttataattagttagttgcattggattaagacccATTTTAACCCCTTCatcactaacatagctgtttacagcttctacgcaatgttttcttggttttagcctgttttgggacaaaatgggtataagtggcttataaactctccacatctatctcaaagtcttataattagttagttgcattggattaagacccATTTTAACCCCTTCatcactaacatagctgtttacagcttctacgcaatgttttcttggttttagcctgttttgggacaaaatgggtataagtggcttataaactctccacatctatctcaaagtcttataattagttagttgcattggattaagacccATTTTAACCCCTTCatcactaacatagctgtttacagcttctacgcaatgttttcttggttttagcctgttttgggacaaaatgggtataagtggcttataaactctccacatctatctcaaagtcttataattagttagttgcattggattaagacccATTTTAACCCCTTCatcactaacatagctgtttacagcttctacgcaatgttttcttggttttagcctgttttgggacaaaatgggtataagtggcttataaactctccacatctatctcaaagtcttataattagttagttgcattggattaagacccATTTTAACCCCTTCatcactaacatagctgtttacagcttctacgcaatgttttcttggttttagcctgttttgggacaaaatgggtataagtggcttataaactctccacatctatctcaaagtcttataattagttagttgcattggattaagacccATTTTAACCCCTTCatcactaacatagctgtttacagcttctacgcaatgttttcttggttttagcctgttttgggacaaaatgggtataagtggcttataaactctccacatctatctcaaagtcttataattagttagttgcattggattaagacccATTTTAACCCCTTCatcactaacatagctgtttacagcttctaagcaatatttccttggttttagc is from Camelina sativa cultivar DH55 chromosome 20, Cs, whole genome shotgun sequence and encodes:
- the LOC109131279 gene encoding serine/arginine-rich splicing factor 1-like, with protein sequence MSDPSGQSSTTTVGGNGGGSGSNGGGGGGGGGGGSFGIQPQRSKVRKQVWAGVLGISSSTNN